Proteins encoded in a region of the Nitrospirota bacterium genome:
- a CDS encoding AAA family ATPase, whose translation MYHRPMYDTLVKRLREQRRFIQVLAGPRQTGKTTMVRQVADEIRIPVHYASADEPTLQSRSWVEQQWETGRLLAAETAGKSGAILVLDEIQKVTGWSEVIKKLWDNDTRKKISLKVVLLGSAPLLIQRGLTESLAGRFETIPVVHWSYAEMQEAFGWDVDQFIYFGGYPGAAGLIADQKRWSRYIIDSLIETTLSRDILLLTRVDKPALLRRLFQLGCSYSSQILSYQKMIGQLQDAGNTTTLAHYLELLAGAGMLTGLHKYAAQRIRERASSPKLQVLNTALISAQSPMTFEAARKDRESWGRLVESAVGAHLINSAAGTGVEIFYWRERSREVDFVLRSGRTVVAIEVKSGSHKEGLPGMDAFEKTFKPKRKLLIGEDGITLEKFLLTPAEEWVGR comes from the coding sequence ATGTATCATCGCCCCATGTATGATACGCTGGTGAAGCGACTGCGAGAACAGCGCAGGTTTATCCAGGTCCTGGCAGGACCAAGGCAAACAGGGAAGACCACGATGGTGCGCCAGGTGGCGGACGAGATCCGCATCCCTGTCCACTACGCCTCAGCTGACGAACCAACGCTCCAGAGCCGTTCCTGGGTCGAACAGCAGTGGGAAACCGGAAGGCTGCTGGCTGCGGAGACAGCGGGCAAGAGCGGGGCGATCCTTGTCCTGGACGAGATCCAGAAGGTGACCGGCTGGTCCGAAGTGATAAAAAAACTTTGGGACAACGACACCCGAAAAAAAATATCCCTCAAGGTTGTTCTGCTGGGTTCGGCGCCGCTCCTCATTCAGCGGGGGCTGACCGAAAGCCTCGCAGGCCGTTTTGAAACCATACCCGTAGTCCACTGGTCCTACGCCGAGATGCAGGAGGCCTTTGGGTGGGATGTTGACCAGTTCATCTATTTCGGCGGCTATCCCGGAGCAGCGGGCCTGATCGCCGACCAAAAGCGCTGGTCGCGCTACATCATCGACTCGCTTATCGAGACGACCCTTTCCCGCGATATCCTGCTCCTGACGCGGGTCGACAAACCCGCGCTGCTCAGGCGCCTTTTCCAGCTCGGCTGCTCGTATTCCAGCCAGATACTCTCCTATCAAAAGATGATCGGCCAGCTCCAGGACGCCGGCAACACAACGACCCTGGCCCACTACCTGGAACTGCTTGCCGGCGCCGGTATGCTGACCGGCCTGCACAAGTACGCCGCGCAGAGGATCCGTGAGCGGGCATCGAGCCCTAAACTTCAGGTATTGAACACGGCGCTCATCAGCGCGCAATCGCCGATGACCTTCGAAGCGGCGCGCAAAGACCGGGAGTCCTGGGGCAGGCTGGTGGAATCGGCGGTCGGCGCCCATCTGATCAACAGTGCTGCGGGAACAGGCGTTGAGATCTTCTATTGGCGCGAAAGAAGCCGGGAGGTGGATTTTGTTCTGCGTTCCGGCAGGACCGTGGTCGCCATCGAGGTCAAGAGCGGCTCGCACAAGGAGGGGCTTCCGGGGATGGACGCCTTTGAAAAGACCTTCAAGCCGAAGCGGAAACTGCTGATCGGGGAAGACGGCATAACCCTGGAAAAATTCCTGCTCACCCCGGCGGAGGAATGGGTCGGACGGTGA
- a CDS encoding IS66 family transposase gives MPRYPYPPHDFVCMYEHSCPYLDGLSTSWVLGQYRRADDVYHEHLQIIDSFSAALKTSEDRVRVLERENAELRAKYQALHRKQFKPNRKRDEMSSGPSSTRTKPKKRGAPVGHPAWTRPVPSRIDRIVPVPLPSVCPHCGSHDLTPEGTIHEHIQEDIVVKPQTVVTKYLHEEAFCHGCNRSVVGAGADEIPNAPIGPIAKSTAGYLRYRIGISYRKVQLMLEDLFGLSCVPASLVGFDNKTAKRGAAIYEDIREKVRASDVVHADETSWRNDGKGHFVWFAGNDNLAYFHIDRHRSMDAAKTVFGVDFDGVVVRDRYAAYNGIGRDFQACLAHIITNAKAIRQEHALLPQHEQDSAVTLFCDHVMGLCSRACEAGRNLKSGEVLWKEAANFERRFIRELTKICKQPHRFKSAETLRSYLIGPEQKHLFTFLRIPGVPPTNNHAEQSLRHMVIFRKVCFGTRSDNGIKTHSIIPTLVQTARRQGVHPREFLHILHTADTATAQAALFNNSS, from the coding sequence ATGCCGCGTTACCCGTATCCGCCCCATGATTTTGTGTGCATGTATGAGCATTCCTGCCCCTATCTGGACGGCTTGTCCACGTCGTGGGTCCTGGGACAGTATCGGCGGGCCGACGATGTATATCATGAGCATCTGCAAATCATCGATAGCTTTTCCGCTGCTTTGAAAACCAGCGAGGATCGGGTGCGTGTCCTGGAACGGGAGAATGCGGAGCTTCGGGCCAAGTATCAGGCCTTGCATCGAAAGCAGTTCAAGCCGAACCGGAAACGGGATGAGATGTCAAGCGGTCCGTCATCAACCAGGACGAAACCGAAGAAACGCGGCGCGCCCGTGGGGCATCCGGCGTGGACGAGGCCGGTTCCCTCGCGGATCGATAGGATTGTCCCTGTGCCCTTACCTTCGGTATGTCCTCACTGCGGGTCGCATGACTTGACGCCCGAGGGTACGATACATGAGCATATTCAGGAGGACATTGTCGTCAAACCGCAAACCGTGGTCACGAAGTATCTGCATGAGGAGGCTTTCTGCCATGGCTGCAACCGGTCGGTCGTAGGGGCGGGCGCGGATGAAATCCCCAACGCGCCCATCGGGCCGATTGCAAAGTCCACGGCTGGTTATCTTCGCTACAGGATCGGCATATCCTATCGGAAGGTGCAACTGATGCTTGAGGACTTGTTCGGCCTCTCCTGCGTTCCGGCCTCGCTCGTGGGTTTTGACAACAAGACGGCAAAACGGGGGGCGGCCATTTACGAGGATATCCGCGAGAAGGTCAGGGCTTCGGACGTAGTGCATGCCGACGAAACCTCATGGAGAAATGACGGCAAGGGGCATTTCGTATGGTTCGCGGGCAACGACAACCTTGCCTATTTTCACATAGACCGGCATCGGTCCATGGACGCGGCGAAGACCGTCTTCGGGGTGGATTTTGACGGAGTAGTGGTGCGAGACCGGTATGCCGCCTATAACGGCATCGGACGGGACTTTCAGGCGTGTCTGGCGCATATCATCACCAACGCCAAAGCCATCCGCCAGGAACATGCGCTCCTGCCGCAGCACGAGCAAGATTCCGCCGTCACCCTCTTCTGCGATCATGTTATGGGTCTCTGTTCACGGGCCTGCGAGGCGGGGCGGAACCTGAAATCCGGCGAGGTACTCTGGAAGGAGGCGGCGAATTTCGAGCGCCGGTTCATACGGGAACTCACGAAAATATGCAAGCAACCGCATCGCTTCAAATCCGCCGAAACGCTGCGGTCGTATCTTATCGGCCCTGAGCAGAAACACCTCTTCACCTTCCTGCGCATCCCCGGCGTGCCGCCTACGAACAATCATGCGGAGCAGTCGCTTCGGCATATGGTGATCTTTCGTAAGGTTTGCTTCGGAACAAGATCGGACAACGGGATAAAGACGCACAGTATCATTCCCACGCTGGTGCAGACCGCCAGAAGGCAGGGCGTTCATCCACGGGAATTTCTGCACATCCTCCATACCGCCGATACCGCCACGGCGCAGGCCGCGCTGTTCAACAATTCAAGCTGA